One Vigna unguiculata cultivar IT97K-499-35 chromosome 7, ASM411807v1, whole genome shotgun sequence genomic region harbors:
- the LOC114189995 gene encoding uncharacterized protein LOC114189995 has protein sequence MNLSETGHSFNLGQDGFTSHISLGDRYGFIVNGVCIIEVHMQVDESGRKIDDDKVVESIENVSPEEMISTSSFGEVVDFRDIGKVEKDFVPLLEQACSRYPSLIDIKKRKSRRFSEWGFTALGRVLHFLNTKKVRDMDDDTCNHLQALWEELEAFGFDLAWLKPHVEYALGMKNRVEKVLEVKKLEESVNVLKKNVNTLKENVTTLEERTKASRTKMIDAEIKLEKTKRDLEKAKKGFEECDLDAEMGYGKS, from the coding sequence atgaatttgtcaGAAACCGGTCACTCCTTCAATTTAGGACAAGATGGTTTCACATCACATATATCTTTGGGTGATCGTTATGGGTTCATCGTGAATGGCGTTTGTATAATCGAAGTTCATATGCAAGTTGATGAATCAGGAAGGAAAATCGATGATGATAAGGTTGTCGAAAGCATTGAGAATGTTTCACCCGAGGAAATGATCTCAACCTCATCATTTGGTGAGGTGGTGGATTTCAGGGACATAGGAAAAGTAGAGAAAGATTTTGTTCCTCTTCTCGAACAAGCTTGTTCACGATATCCCTCACTTATTGATATAAAGAAGAGGAAAAGTCGAAGATTTAGTGAATGGGGTTTCACAGCTTTGGGTAGAGTTCTTCATTTTCTGAACACCAAAAAGGTGCGAGACATGGATGATGATACTTGCAATCATCTGCAAGCTTTGTGGGAGGAACTTGAGGCATTTGGATTTGATTTGGCATGGCTAAAACCTCATGTTGAATATGCCTTAGGCATGAAAAATCGTGTTGAGAAAGTTCTTGAGGTGAAAAAGTTGGAAGAGAGTGTGAATGTTTTGAAGAAGAATGTGAATACTTTAAAGGAGAATGTGACTACTTTGGAGGAGAGAACAAAGGCTTCGAGGACAAAGATGATTGATGCAGAGATAAaacttgaaaaaacaaaaagagatcTTGAGAAAGCAAAAAAGGGATTCGAAGAATGTGATTTGGATGCTGAAATGGGATATGGAAAATCATGA
- the LOC114192505 gene encoding MATH domain and coiled-coil domain-containing protein At3g58270-like, translating into MENENTKQKMFEKFTWTIQDFSKLDYNEYSEEFFLHDHLWRILIYPRGNNVDYLSIYLDGGGNVENLGGAWYKFANFKLTLINQINHKMSRTMETEHLFSAKEIDWGFLQFIPLYELHNPNNGFIVNDTCIVEAEILVSKLKEQNQVDQAHNKTNDKPTKHIDKPLPQETFTTFVELMGLKDIQQDFIPLLEEVCAQHPLLINSQKKRTLMYVEWAFTALGRVLHFLKTKKVKDMNEDACNHLQNLWEELETFKFDLTWLEPHVQSALKMKNYVERSVQVKKKKENICVLEKEIKMLKEKIIETKVNLEITRRELTKISEAFVECDLDDGLGYGGR; encoded by the exons ATGGAGAATGAGAACACAAAGCAAAAGATGTTTGAGAAGTTTACATGGACGATTCAGGACTTCTCTAAATTGGACTACAATGAATACTCTGAAGAATTTTTCCTTCATGACCATTTATG GAGGATTCTGATTTATCCGAGGGGAAACAATGTGGATTACTTATCAATTTATTTAGATGGTGGTGGGAATGTCGAAAATTTGGGTGGGGCATGGTACAAGTTTGCAAATTTCAAGTTGACTTTAATTAACCAGATCAACCACAAAATGAGTAGAACAATGG aaactgaACACCTATTCAGTGCCAAAGAGATTGATTGGGGTTTCTTACAATTCATACCTTTATATGAACTTCATAACCCTAACAATGGATTTATAGTAAACGATACTTGCATAGTTGAAGCTGAGATTTTGGTTAGCAAGTTAAAAGAGCAAAATCAAGTAGATCAAGCACACAATAAGACCAACGATAAACCTACCAAACATATTGATAAACCTTTACCTCAGGAAACGTTCACAACATTTGTTGAGCTAATGGGTTTAAAGGATATCCAACAAGATTTTATTCCATTGTTAGAAGAAGTTTGTGCACAACATCCTTTGCTTATTAATAGTCAAAAGAAGAGAACCCTTATGTATGTTGAATGGGCATTCACAGCTTTGGGTAGAGTTCTACATTTTCTGAAGACTAAAAAGGTGAAAGATATGAACGAAGATGCATGTAATCATCTTCAAAATTTATGGGAGGAACTTGAGACATTCAAATTTGATTTGACTTGGTTGGAACCTCATGTTCAATCAGccttgaaaatgaaaaactacGTGGAGAGAAGTGTTCAagtgaaaaagaagaaggagaataTTTGTGTTTTAGAGAAGGAAATAAAGATGCTCAaggaaaaaattatagaaacaaAGGTGAATCTTGAAATAACAAGAAGAGAATTGACTAAAATATCTGAAGCCTTTGTAGAATGTGATTTGGATGATGGGTTAGGATATGGAGGAcgataa
- the LOC114189993 gene encoding protein RESTRICTED TEV MOVEMENT 3-like, with protein MANPNTKIQMFGKFTWTIRNFSTLESEKLYSDTFSLNGHTWRLYIYPKGKKVMKCLSIYLNGGGVATLPHGWEKFANFKLILINQFDHENNKIKETSHTFNSKARSCGYASFIRLDELSGSSGGFIVNDTCIIEVDMLIHKPEHEKLVHQSTSFGEVVDFKGIGKLDKIFVPLLEEVCSRHPLLIHSMKKRSQRFSEWGFTALGRVLHFLKTKKVRDMDDESCNHLQTLWEELETFGFDLVWLKPHVQSALGMKTHVERVLEIERLKENLSTLEIETKTLRTKMIEAEVNLEIARRDLLKEGFEECNLDVELGYGIP; from the exons ATGGCGAATCCGAATACAAAGATTCAAATGTTTGGGAAATTCACGTGGACAATCAGGAACTTCTCCACGTTAGAGTCCGAGAAATTGTACTCGGATACGTTTTCTCTCAATGGCCACACATG gAGGCTTTATATATATCCAAAAGGGAAGAAAGTGATGAAGTGTTTGTCAATTTATTTGAATGGTGGTGGTGTTGCTACTTTGCCTCATGGATGggaaaaatttgcaaatttcaAACTCATTCTCATTAATCAGTTCGACCacgaaaacaataaaataaaag AAACTAGCCACACGTTCAATTCGAAAGCAAGGTCTTGTGGTTACGCATCATTCATACGTTTGGATGAACTTAGTGGCTCTAGTGGTGGGTTCATCGTGAATGATACTTGTATAATTGAGGTTGACATGTTGATTCATAAGCCGGAGCATGAGAAACTGGTTCATCAATCAACCTCGTTTGGTGAAGTGGTGGATTTTAAGGGCATAGGAAAACTAGACAAAATTTTTGTTCCTCTACTTGAAGAAGTTTGTTCACGCCATCCATTACTTATTCACAGCATGAAGAAGAGAAGTCAGAGATTTAGTGAATGGGGTTTTACAGCTTTGGGTAGGGTTCTTCATTTTCTGAAGACTAAAAAGGTGAGAGACATGGATGATGAATCTTGTAATCATCTCCAAACTTTATGGGAGGAACTTGAGACATTTGGATTTGATTTGGTGTGGCTGAAACCTCATGTTCAATCTGCCTTAGGCATGAAAACTCATGTTGAGAGAGTTCTGGAGATTGAAAGGTTGAAGGAGAATTTGAGTACATTAGAGATCGAAACAAAGACTTTgagaacaaagatgattgaagcAGAAGTAAATCTTGAAATAGCAAGAAGAGACTTGTTAAAAGAAGGCTTTGAAGAGTGTAATTTGGATGTCGAACTAGGGTACGGAATACCatga